The genome window GAGATTTCAGAACTGTGATAACTATCACTTTCAGTTGATAGTTTTCTCAATTTGCATTGTTCAATTATTTTTGGAtgaattattttgcaaatttgttCATGTACAAAGTATAATGCCTCTATTTAGCACAGGTGTTTTTTTAAGCGCTTTGCTGGAACTTTGCAAGTTAATATGAAAGtgtttttctttgtattaaaaGATCAAGTTGTTTTGAGGTTCTACAAGTTCTAGGATAATGAATTTGTAAGAAACTTCAATCATTGTATCAGTTGTTCGTGTTTTTAACATGAATCGCTTGTCTGCTGTTGAATGATTTATTGGTTCCATCTTGGTGTTTTCTCCTTACCATTTGATCCATCTTAGGATTTCTGGTTGTATAGACTCTTGAATAATGATTTCCATGCTCGGGTCTGACTCCTCATTGGTATGATAGGTTGTACCATTTAAATGCTTTTAGACATTCTTATAAGGTTCATGTATccttatcaaaattttgaataccTTTTAGCTGATTATGTGAATCCAAGATATAGATACATACCAGTGGCTGGAACCAATATCACAAGGAAGTATGTAATGCGATCAATCAATTTATGtccatttatttcttaattgcaatgtcaTCAAAGGACTTGTATAGATAATGAGAAAAAAAGTCAGTAGTAATTGGAATGGTCAGTGGAAATGAGATGGTTGAACCTAGCATAAAAGTTAAAGTACTCGCATATGTTGTTACTCAATCCTGTATCTAATGCTCATATGCAAGCACAGGTTTATTTTATAGGTTTCTGtattaaatgaatgttttttcttttgtgcAGCCGAAGCAAATTCATGAGATCAAGGACTTCCTTCTCACTGCCAGAAGGAAAGATGCACGCTCTGTAAAAATCAAGAAGAGCAGAGACGTTGTCAAGTTCAAAGTTCGCTGCTCAAAGTACTTGTATACACTTTGTGTGTCCGATGCTGAGAAGGCTGATAAGTTGAAGCAGTCTCTTCCTCCAGGTAAAAAACCATACATGTTTGCAgagcctttttcttttttggatcGAACTAGcagaatgaacaaataaaatgttaaaatgctAGA of Gossypium raimondii isolate GPD5lz chromosome 3, ASM2569854v1, whole genome shotgun sequence contains these proteins:
- the LOC105793996 gene encoding 60S ribosomal protein L38: MPKQIHEIKDFLLTARRKDARSVKIKKSRDVVKFKVRCSKYLYTLCVSDAEKADKLKQSLPPGLSVQDL